Proteins encoded in a region of the Stieleria neptunia genome:
- a CDS encoding DUF1592 domain-containing protein, which produces MPRTASRLLLLTGALAFAALSIRAEKPADQTPVNTDAPPSGIENGRPTLADLKTIGREQSRFKGLAAGNNQPSESASDAETRQANLTQFESTIKPLLEQNCIDCHGPDTVEGNVRIDTLDPNLLTGADTDWWSEVFAAITKGEMPPPDAGELSDDERRRLVDWLSRELHSASIVRHRSGDHSAFRRMTRYEYNYALQDLFGVPWDFARDLPPEAHSEEGFENSSDVLHLSAIHFETSHRIARNTLDRVTATGDKPTTRYWGIAMKQAAQREWSKQDTQIDKLKQEWKDDPEKLTAELDQLWETFRQRPRGAYYKDLCSGRMAKAEWRYNGARYAFAPTDQPVAFPDQDDCVAILPNGSDARLIIELGNQLPDEGTMRVTVRASRVSPTGDGFPSLQLMFGWRASNEGRALVRVSNEDTPVTAGPDQPQLIQWDVPLGEIYPRNSVRKTSPMGATPSPSEYIRLVNSSASPSEIQIDFVHVAAPVYDQWPPPSHRRIFADPENADPENADDEEAVARETLASFMHRAWRRPIDDAEIDRKLKLFAAMRPQCDSFEEAVVEVLATVLSSPQFLYVSNAPRSEPSDESTERSPLDAHALANRLSLFLWCSIPDPELLALADDGRLADGDILASQVQRMLDDPRSERFPKHFVHQWLDMQLLDFLNFKQHVPGFDPLLKEAMQHEPVALFGQMLREDASVLDFIHCDYAMVNERLAKHYGLSGVRGNHFRRVSLDDGFRRGGLLTQAGLLSMNSDWPDSHPLKRAIWLLESILGDPPPPPPPAVPQIDLADPEIAKMTLKERIENHRDHAACMSCHSKIDPWGIAFENYDALGRWRDEVQGKPIDASSELFNHQTLDGMDGLKRFLLQHRQDQFVRSIVSKLATYALGRPLTFADRAEIDAITARVRHNGDGLRTVVETIIQSELFRSI; this is translated from the coding sequence ATGCCACGAACAGCCAGTCGATTGTTGCTGCTGACCGGCGCGCTCGCGTTCGCCGCCCTGTCGATCCGCGCCGAGAAACCCGCCGACCAAACGCCAGTCAACACGGACGCCCCTCCGTCAGGGATTGAAAACGGCCGACCGACCCTCGCCGATTTGAAGACCATCGGGCGAGAGCAATCCCGGTTCAAGGGCCTAGCCGCGGGGAACAATCAGCCGAGCGAAAGCGCCAGCGACGCCGAAACGCGTCAAGCGAATTTGACGCAGTTCGAATCAACGATCAAGCCACTGCTGGAACAGAACTGTATCGACTGCCACGGTCCGGATACGGTCGAAGGCAACGTCCGAATCGACACACTTGATCCCAATTTGTTGACCGGTGCCGATACCGATTGGTGGTCCGAAGTCTTTGCCGCGATCACCAAGGGCGAAATGCCTCCGCCTGACGCCGGCGAGTTAAGCGACGACGAGCGGCGACGGCTTGTCGATTGGCTGTCCCGCGAATTGCACTCCGCTTCGATCGTGCGGCACCGGTCCGGCGATCATTCCGCATTCCGACGAATGACGCGATACGAATACAACTATGCGTTGCAAGACCTGTTCGGCGTTCCCTGGGACTTTGCCAGAGACCTGCCACCGGAAGCCCACTCCGAGGAAGGTTTCGAGAACAGTTCCGATGTGCTGCATTTATCGGCCATACACTTCGAGACCTCTCACCGGATCGCCCGCAACACACTTGACCGAGTGACGGCGACGGGAGACAAGCCGACGACGCGGTATTGGGGGATCGCGATGAAACAGGCCGCCCAGCGCGAGTGGTCAAAACAAGACACGCAGATCGACAAGCTGAAGCAAGAATGGAAAGACGATCCGGAAAAGCTGACGGCTGAACTGGATCAGCTTTGGGAAACGTTTCGCCAACGACCGCGTGGGGCGTACTACAAAGATCTGTGCAGCGGCCGGATGGCCAAAGCCGAGTGGCGATACAACGGCGCGCGGTATGCATTTGCGCCTACGGACCAGCCTGTCGCGTTTCCAGACCAGGACGACTGCGTCGCGATTTTGCCGAACGGATCGGACGCGCGATTGATCATCGAACTGGGCAACCAGTTGCCCGATGAAGGCACGATGCGGGTGACCGTTCGCGCGTCGCGAGTGAGCCCCACGGGCGATGGCTTTCCCAGTCTGCAATTGATGTTCGGCTGGCGAGCCAGCAACGAAGGCCGTGCGTTGGTGCGAGTCAGCAACGAAGACACCCCTGTCACGGCCGGCCCGGATCAACCGCAGCTCATCCAGTGGGACGTGCCATTGGGTGAAATCTATCCCCGCAACTCGGTCAGAAAAACGTCGCCGATGGGCGCCACGCCCAGCCCATCGGAATACATCCGATTGGTCAACAGCTCGGCCTCGCCGTCGGAGATCCAGATCGATTTCGTGCACGTCGCAGCTCCGGTGTATGACCAATGGCCACCACCATCGCATCGCCGCATCTTTGCCGACCCTGAAAACGCCGACCCTGAAAACGCCGACGACGAAGAGGCCGTCGCCCGCGAGACCCTTGCGTCGTTCATGCACCGAGCGTGGCGGCGACCGATCGACGACGCCGAGATCGATCGCAAGCTGAAGCTCTTCGCGGCAATGCGTCCGCAATGTGACAGCTTTGAAGAAGCCGTCGTCGAAGTCCTGGCGACCGTGCTCTCCTCGCCCCAGTTTCTGTACGTCTCCAACGCGCCCCGCTCGGAACCGAGCGACGAATCCACCGAGCGATCGCCGCTCGATGCCCACGCGTTGGCCAATCGGCTGTCGTTGTTCCTTTGGTGCAGCATTCCCGATCCGGAACTGTTGGCGCTGGCCGATGACGGGCGACTGGCCGACGGCGACATCCTGGCATCGCAAGTCCAGCGGATGCTTGACGATCCGCGCAGCGAACGTTTTCCCAAGCATTTCGTGCATCAGTGGCTGGACATGCAGTTGCTCGATTTCCTGAACTTCAAACAGCACGTCCCCGGTTTCGATCCGCTCTTGAAAGAAGCCATGCAACACGAACCGGTCGCGTTGTTCGGCCAGATGCTGCGAGAGGACGCCAGCGTGTTGGACTTCATCCACTGCGATTACGCCATGGTCAACGAGCGACTGGCCAAACACTATGGCCTGTCCGGTGTCCGCGGCAATCATTTCCGACGCGTTTCCCTGGACGATGGGTTTCGCCGCGGAGGCTTGCTGACACAGGCCGGTTTGCTGTCGATGAATTCAGACTGGCCCGATTCTCATCCGCTCAAGCGGGCGATCTGGTTGTTGGAAAGCATCCTCGGCGATCCGCCTCCCCCGCCCCCGCCCGCGGTGCCGCAAATCGATCTGGCTGATCCGGAAATCGCCAAGATGACGCTGAAGGAACGCATCGAAAACCACCGCGATCACGCCGCCTGCATGTCGTGTCACAGCAAGATCGACCCGTGGGGGATCGCGTTTGAAAACTACGACGCCCTGGGGCGTTGGCGTGATGAAGTTCAAGGCAAACCGATCGATGCCTCCAGTGAGTTATTCAACCACCAAACGCTCGACGGCATGGATGGTTTGAAGCGTTTCCTGTTGCAGCACCGGCAGGATCAATTTGTCCGATCGATCGTGTCCAAGCTGGCCACGTACGCGTTGGGTCGGCCCTTGACGTTTGCCGATCGAGCCGAAATTGATGCGATCACCGCCCGCGTTCGCCACAACGGCGATGGACTGAGAACTGTCGTCGAGACAATCATCCAAAGCGAACTGTTTCGATCCATCTAA
- a CDS encoding potassium/proton antiporter — MLLSVESLILFTGILLLLGIASNKFSTRMGVPVLFLFLVVGMLAGSEGIGGIEFEDYSAANTIGTIALCLILFDGGLRTTIGSVRTAWKPAAVLATLGVVVTAAITGLAASWILHISILEGLLLGSIVGSTDASAVFSVLRSGGVNIRRRLADTLEVESGSNDPMAIFLTVGLLQVLTNAVPLGSGLLTLFLTQLAYGAVVGLLVGYGGVWLLQHVRLGAAGLYPVLATALALLAFGLAAVIGGSGFLAVYLTGIVIGNRRPVFHRGILLFHDAAAWICQILMFMTLGLLSFPSRLLDAAGPALLISAVLILVARPLAVATLVSFFKFSKREVMFLSLVGLKGAVPITLATFPMLAGLSGASQLFDTVFFVVLVSALIQGWPLPVMARYLNVIEPANRPPPVTLEISSLQNVNGDIVDYYVEAGCQAAGRKIKELALPDGVVVALIVRDEEITPPQGRSRIEVGDHLVVILRPAVRAMVDRVFSHRERKSAELPLSLEFPLRGSTKVRDLEECYDLKLGESPDVTLDQLMRSRLAGDALVPGLAVPFDQIILYLREVSEDGSIQYVGMVILPADEREPPAEKTPEESMESDEPAAEASAVPSEADDKNDAAENPPGIDSPENG; from the coding sequence ATGTTGTTGAGTGTCGAATCGTTGATTCTGTTCACGGGGATTCTGCTTCTCTTGGGCATCGCGTCGAACAAGTTTTCGACACGCATGGGCGTGCCTGTTTTGTTCTTGTTCCTGGTGGTCGGGATGCTGGCCGGATCAGAGGGAATTGGCGGGATCGAGTTTGAGGACTACTCCGCGGCCAACACGATCGGGACCATCGCGCTCTGTCTGATCCTGTTCGACGGGGGGCTCCGCACAACGATTGGATCGGTCCGAACGGCTTGGAAGCCGGCAGCGGTGTTGGCGACGCTGGGGGTCGTTGTGACGGCCGCCATCACGGGCCTGGCCGCCTCCTGGATCCTTCACATTTCGATTCTCGAAGGGCTGTTGCTCGGCAGCATCGTCGGGTCGACCGATGCGTCGGCGGTTTTCTCAGTTCTCCGCTCGGGCGGAGTGAATATTCGGCGACGTTTGGCAGACACGTTGGAAGTTGAAAGCGGGTCGAACGATCCGATGGCGATTTTCTTGACGGTCGGCTTGCTCCAGGTGCTCACCAACGCTGTCCCACTTGGCTCCGGCCTACTGACGCTATTTCTGACGCAACTTGCCTACGGGGCGGTCGTCGGGCTGCTTGTCGGCTATGGCGGGGTTTGGCTCCTACAGCATGTTCGGCTGGGTGCCGCCGGTCTGTACCCCGTGCTAGCAACCGCACTGGCCTTGCTCGCCTTCGGCCTTGCCGCGGTCATCGGGGGCAGCGGCTTTTTGGCCGTCTATCTCACCGGGATCGTGATCGGCAATCGGCGTCCTGTCTTCCATCGGGGCATCTTGCTATTCCATGATGCGGCGGCATGGATCTGCCAGATCCTGATGTTCATGACGTTGGGCCTGCTCAGCTTTCCCAGCCGGCTGCTCGACGCCGCGGGGCCTGCACTTTTGATCTCCGCCGTGCTGATCCTTGTCGCACGCCCGCTTGCCGTCGCGACGTTGGTCTCGTTCTTCAAGTTTTCAAAACGAGAAGTCATGTTTCTGTCGCTGGTGGGACTCAAGGGCGCCGTTCCTATCACGCTGGCGACCTTTCCCATGCTGGCGGGCCTTTCGGGCGCCTCGCAATTGTTCGACACGGTCTTCTTTGTCGTGCTGGTCTCGGCGCTGATTCAAGGTTGGCCGCTGCCGGTCATGGCTCGCTATCTGAATGTCATTGAACCGGCGAACCGACCGCCGCCGGTCACCCTGGAAATCAGTTCACTGCAGAACGTCAACGGAGACATTGTCGATTACTATGTCGAAGCGGGATGTCAGGCCGCCGGCCGCAAGATCAAGGAGCTGGCCTTGCCGGACGGAGTCGTCGTGGCGTTGATCGTCCGAGATGAAGAGATCACGCCTCCCCAAGGCCGCTCTCGAATCGAGGTCGGCGATCACCTTGTTGTGATCCTGCGCCCCGCGGTTCGAGCCATGGTCGATCGCGTGTTTTCCCATCGTGAACGGAAGTCGGCCGAGTTGCCCTTGTCGTTGGAGTTTCCGCTACGCGGTTCGACCAAAGTCCGGGATCTTGAAGAGTGCTACGATCTGAAACTCGGCGAATCGCCGGACGTGACTCTGGACCAACTGATGCGTTCGCGACTGGCCGGAGACGCATTGGTCCCAGGACTCGCTGTGCCGTTTGACCAAATCATCCTGTACCTCCGCGAAGTCTCTGAGGACGGATCCATTCAGTATGTGGGAATGGTGATCTTGCCGGCCGATGAACGGGAGCCGCCCGCCGAGAAAACGCCGGAGGAGTCAATGGAGTCGGATGAGCCGGCGGCGGAAGCGTCCGCGGTGCCATCGGAGGCCGACGATAAAAACGATGCCGCGGAAAACCCACCCGGGATCGACTCCCCAGAGAACGGTTAG
- a CDS encoding protein kinase domain-containing protein, with the protein MKSDPPTCISCGSELQSSLAAGQCMACLLQLAKDGQDSMPGGHDPFVSLLEQTRFADYEIESEIARGGMGVVFRARQISLNRPVALKMIIAGQLASPDLVRRFQTEAEAAAKLAHPHIVPIYEVGESETLHFFSMKLIEGENLASLINEYRVQDGTASQVLDRQRRIAKMMLKIANALALAHKHGVLHRDIKPSNILVDVAGEPYLTDFGLAKLTEQTQDTLTRTTAVLGSPSYMSPEQASGDHDQMTTLADIYSFGAVLYELLTGQPPFAGKNAIETIRRVIDQTPERLRSVNERIHPDLETIALRCLQKEPHLRYASAAEVGAELDRFLRGESIEARPVGPFQELWRWAKRNRRVSLLAVTLFLALVCGTVGVAWQSRRATKANETLTEMVATLTWSRITDLVTRGEVRLALTHLARMMRDDPTDWRVAMYAMSVLDQSRCHVPVGPEILHPGQAIITAVQLDPTGRILATGSEDKTIRLWSVSDSQQIGRPLVFDGVVKSLAFDHSGERLAAVSGKGKLLQVFDVESRQEIRSLRFDNQIVQLEYPSPQPQVVVVEGSSLHVIDLDREDFDQVYDFQQSIAALSLSSDAKRAVLRLNNGEAIAVDVESGTELLRVNEFRIGDATISANGRLVAACENNFGNAAVWDIESGLRKCKLDTHEGEVTNLTFAADGNRLFASSVLQEWVVSYDTHTGLQSGSRMTHAERVTSIHAFDGQRQLMMVSGRNGVRFWDALTGDPSASPVIISKGIVSAGSTESGDLLWTGSCSELGSWHIDSIQLWRLHEPQVPPVLAESPEPYLASAGTVSPDGHWVAANVVQRGSNGYDRVEYVTIVDVTTGETLRDPLPLDSTPYGLAFTPDGSRLLIVTVRGKIYLLSTPDFELIKGPIDSGNPIQPSRMSPTGDRFATGSANGWVAVWDLESLTPIWKERHSDSRLNDLCFSESGRWLGSCSNDGTAKVWDVDSGQVAVTLLGHTDKVYHIKIDEQKQLLATNSDDRRTILWELATGRRITSLEHAVETNSISIHPTKELIVTADRDGRCRLWNTQNGQPVGRPMVHDQPVVALSFSEDGERILAADQSGFRLWDTETQQPLTVLHPHPTQASLGVDSDGCRPVFFDHGNAVFCGTVSYRCQIWRLPPPRGDVPSWCPEFIESIVMQRFPSGSDIPVLVESKQHEQLKTQLSQHPDSDYLRWSRRWLESVNQAD; encoded by the coding sequence ATGAAATCAGATCCACCGACCTGTATCTCTTGCGGAAGCGAACTGCAAAGCAGTCTCGCGGCGGGTCAGTGCATGGCGTGTCTGTTGCAACTGGCAAAGGATGGCCAAGACTCGATGCCAGGGGGCCACGATCCGTTCGTCAGTTTGCTCGAACAAACTCGATTTGCCGATTACGAAATCGAATCGGAAATCGCCCGTGGCGGAATGGGAGTCGTTTTTCGCGCCAGGCAAATCAGCCTCAATCGCCCCGTCGCCTTGAAGATGATCATCGCCGGTCAATTGGCTAGCCCCGATCTGGTGCGTCGTTTTCAAACCGAAGCGGAAGCTGCGGCAAAGCTGGCGCATCCGCATATCGTTCCGATCTACGAAGTCGGCGAATCAGAGACGCTGCACTTCTTCAGCATGAAGCTGATCGAGGGCGAAAACCTGGCTTCCCTGATCAATGAATACCGCGTTCAAGATGGCACGGCATCTCAGGTTCTCGATCGACAGCGACGCATCGCGAAGATGATGTTGAAGATTGCCAATGCGCTGGCCCTCGCGCACAAGCACGGCGTCCTCCATCGTGACATCAAGCCCAGCAACATCCTGGTTGATGTTGCGGGCGAACCCTACTTGACCGACTTTGGATTAGCGAAGCTGACGGAGCAAACACAGGACACGTTGACCAGGACAACCGCGGTGCTGGGCAGTCCAAGCTATATGTCGCCGGAACAGGCCAGCGGCGATCACGACCAAATGACGACGCTCGCGGACATCTATTCATTCGGCGCGGTGCTGTATGAATTGTTGACCGGCCAACCTCCGTTTGCGGGAAAAAACGCAATCGAGACCATTCGTCGGGTCATCGACCAAACGCCCGAGCGTCTACGAAGCGTGAACGAACGCATCCATCCGGACCTGGAAACCATCGCCCTGCGATGTTTGCAGAAAGAACCACACCTTCGCTATGCATCTGCAGCCGAGGTTGGCGCAGAATTGGATCGTTTTCTTCGTGGCGAATCGATCGAGGCCCGACCGGTCGGCCCGTTTCAAGAGCTGTGGCGGTGGGCGAAACGCAACCGCAGAGTTTCACTGCTTGCAGTTACTTTGTTTTTGGCCCTCGTCTGTGGAACCGTCGGCGTTGCCTGGCAATCTCGTCGAGCAACAAAGGCCAACGAAACTCTGACGGAAATGGTGGCCACGTTGACCTGGTCGAGAATCACAGATCTCGTCACCCGCGGAGAAGTTCGACTTGCCCTTACCCATCTCGCCAGAATGATGCGTGACGATCCAACCGATTGGCGCGTCGCGATGTACGCCATGTCGGTCTTGGATCAATCGCGTTGTCACGTTCCGGTCGGCCCGGAGATTCTTCATCCCGGTCAGGCGATCATCACCGCCGTGCAACTGGATCCAACCGGTCGCATCCTGGCGACGGGATCGGAAGACAAAACGATTCGACTTTGGAGCGTCAGTGATAGTCAACAAATTGGACGGCCGTTGGTATTCGACGGCGTCGTCAAATCGCTTGCCTTCGATCACTCGGGCGAGCGTCTCGCGGCGGTCTCAGGCAAAGGGAAGTTGTTACAAGTCTTCGATGTGGAAAGTCGGCAGGAAATTCGCTCGCTTCGTTTCGACAACCAAATTGTCCAGCTCGAATATCCGTCTCCGCAACCTCAAGTAGTCGTCGTGGAAGGTTCAAGCCTCCATGTGATCGACCTGGATCGGGAAGACTTCGATCAAGTCTATGATTTCCAGCAATCAATTGCGGCTCTGTCGCTGTCCAGCGACGCCAAGCGAGCGGTGTTGAGATTGAACAACGGCGAGGCCATCGCGGTTGATGTTGAATCAGGAACTGAATTGCTACGTGTCAATGAATTCCGCATTGGTGACGCAACCATCAGTGCAAACGGCCGCCTCGTTGCAGCTTGCGAGAACAATTTTGGTAACGCCGCTGTCTGGGATATCGAAAGCGGTCTTCGCAAATGCAAGTTAGACACTCATGAAGGTGAGGTCACGAACCTCACCTTCGCCGCAGACGGAAACCGCCTGTTCGCGTCCTCCGTACTGCAGGAGTGGGTGGTCTCCTACGACACGCATACGGGACTGCAAAGTGGTTCGCGGATGACTCACGCGGAACGTGTTACCTCGATCCATGCCTTTGACGGACAGCGGCAACTGATGATGGTTTCTGGCCGCAACGGTGTACGATTCTGGGATGCGCTGACCGGCGATCCGTCCGCCAGCCCCGTCATCATCTCAAAAGGAATCGTGAGTGCTGGGAGCACTGAATCCGGTGACCTGCTCTGGACGGGATCCTGTTCGGAGTTGGGATCTTGGCATATCGATTCGATTCAGTTGTGGCGACTGCATGAACCTCAAGTTCCGCCCGTGCTTGCCGAAAGTCCAGAGCCGTATCTTGCCTCGGCAGGCACTGTCAGCCCCGATGGTCACTGGGTTGCGGCGAATGTTGTGCAACGGGGCAGCAATGGCTACGACCGAGTGGAATACGTGACGATCGTCGACGTAACGACTGGCGAAACGCTCCGCGATCCACTGCCGCTTGACAGCACGCCGTACGGTCTCGCCTTCACCCCTGATGGAAGTCGCTTGTTGATCGTGACGGTTCGCGGCAAGATCTATCTGTTGTCCACGCCCGATTTTGAGCTGATCAAAGGCCCCATTGATTCTGGAAATCCGATCCAGCCTTCGCGGATGTCTCCGACGGGAGATCGCTTTGCAACGGGATCGGCAAACGGCTGGGTGGCTGTTTGGGACCTCGAATCGCTAACGCCAATTTGGAAAGAGCGGCACTCTGATTCACGACTCAATGATTTGTGCTTTTCCGAAAGTGGTCGTTGGCTGGGAAGTTGCTCCAACGACGGAACTGCCAAAGTCTGGGATGTTGACAGCGGCCAAGTCGCGGTGACGTTACTCGGTCACACCGACAAGGTCTATCACATCAAGATTGACGAACAAAAACAGCTCTTGGCAACAAATTCAGATGATCGCAGAACCATTCTGTGGGAACTTGCTACCGGTCGGAGAATCACGAGTCTGGAACATGCCGTCGAAACTAATTCCATCAGCATCCATCCGACCAAAGAATTGATCGTGACGGCTGACCGTGATGGCCGATGCCGGTTGTGGAACACCCAAAACGGACAACCTGTCGGACGGCCTATGGTGCACGATCAACCGGTGGTGGCACTGAGCTTCAGTGAAGATGGCGAGCGGATACTGGCAGCAGACCAATCCGGCTTTCGCCTATGGGACACCGAGACTCAGCAACCGTTGACCGTTCTTCATCCGCATCCCACTCAAGCATCGCTGGGAGTCGACTCCGACGGATGTCGCCCCGTTTTTTTTGACCACGGCAACGCAGTTTTTTGCGGAACCGTGTCTTACCGCTGCCAAATTTGGCGACTGCCACCGCCACGTGGCGACGTACCCAGTTGGTGCCCGGAGTTTATCGAGTCGATCGTGATGCAACGATTTCCGTCCGGCTCGGATATTCCCGTGCTTGTGGAATCCAAACAACACGAACAGCTGAAAACGCAACTCTCACAACATCCCGACTCCGATTACCTCCGATGGAGTCGCCGCTGGTTGGAATCAGTCAATCAAGCCGACTAG
- a CDS encoding RNA polymerase sigma factor codes for MKFPSPESSQFKSTQWSVILRVAESGDEAAAEALDQMCRTYWYPLYAYVRRRGLTPDDALDVTQGFFAQLLASSGIRDVHPEKGRFRAFLLASIKNYLRNHWRQQQTQRRGGGTRTISIQDEEFEKRYQGRLAIEDDPERQFERDWVEELLNRVLSGLRHDYQVAGREELYRVLYPFLTADEKRLPLASLAEQLGLSLSATKMSIHRIRKEYAERVRHEVAATLDNPDDVEGELSKMISLVRR; via the coding sequence TTGAAATTCCCCAGCCCAGAATCCTCCCAATTCAAGAGCACGCAGTGGAGCGTCATTCTGCGAGTGGCTGAGTCGGGTGATGAAGCAGCGGCCGAAGCACTCGACCAAATGTGCCGCACCTATTGGTATCCGCTTTACGCATACGTGCGGCGGCGCGGGCTGACGCCGGATGATGCACTGGACGTGACGCAGGGATTTTTTGCGCAGTTACTGGCGAGTTCCGGTATCCGCGACGTGCACCCCGAAAAAGGCCGCTTCCGCGCCTTTCTGCTGGCATCAATCAAGAACTATCTCCGCAATCACTGGCGCCAACAGCAAACCCAGCGACGTGGCGGCGGCACACGAACGATCTCGATCCAGGACGAAGAATTTGAGAAACGTTACCAAGGTCGCTTGGCCATCGAGGATGATCCCGAACGGCAGTTTGAACGTGATTGGGTCGAAGAACTACTCAATCGCGTTCTTTCGGGATTGCGTCACGACTATCAGGTTGCCGGTCGCGAAGAGCTTTATAGGGTGCTCTATCCCTTTTTAACGGCTGACGAAAAACGTTTGCCACTGGCGTCACTTGCTGAGCAACTGGGGTTGAGCCTGTCAGCAACAAAAATGTCCATTCACCGCATCAGGAAAGAGTACGCCGAGCGTGTCCGCCATGAAGTCGCGGCGACACTCGACAACCCCGACGATGTCGAGGGCGAATTATCGAAAATGATCTCGCTGGTACGGCGATGA